AGGAAATCCTGATCATAGCTTAGCTTCACTTCATCTGTAACCCGGATTGATTGCGGCAAATGAAAAGCTGATTGATTCTCGGGATTGGGATCTACCGGCACTTCTTGATTAAAAAGCTTTATTCCTGTTATCTGGAGTTTGGGTAATTGTTTATTGAGTTTCAGGCTATCGGGATGGAAATAAACCAGCCCATGAGTCCCTCCAAAAAACATTTGTCCATTTTGGGCTTTAAAGTAGGCAAACTGATTAAACTCCAGGTTGGACAATCCATCTTCGATCCCAAAATTACGTGTCTTGAATTCACCCTCTTTCCAACTGGTTCGGGAGATTCCATTGTTTGTGCTTAGCCATAGATTTCCCTCTTCATCCTCGAGTATCCCATAAATCACATCATTGGGTAGACCATCTTTTCGAAAAAAAGAACGGAAAACTCCTTCTTTTTCCATGAGGCATAAACCATTTGCCGTTCCTATCCACAATTGACCTGCCTGATTTTCATGAAGGCTGAGGATCATGTCATTGCTAAGGCTACCGGGAAGGTTCCCTTTGGAATCATAGGTCGTGAAGGTTCCTTTTTCCGGATCCATTTTGCACAATCCTCCCCCGGCAGTGCCAATCCAGAATCTGCCCATCCGATCTTCCAGTATACTGTAAACAAAGGGATGAGGTAATCCTGTACTATCTTCCGGATTATGAAGATAATGCTTAAAAGTACCGCTTATCGGGTCGAATAAATTAAGGCCGCCGAGAGCCGTTCCCACCCAATACCTGCCCTTACTATCTTCATAAAATGTGTAGACCGTATTGGCACTCAAACTTTCGGGATCTTTATCATCGTGGGTATAGTGTTCAAAGCTTAATTTCCCAGATCCTTCTACTATGACTTTGGCGAAACCTCCCCTGCGAGTGGTCAGCCACATCTGATCATTCCTGTCCCGGCAAACATTTAACAAATAATCTGTCCCTAGTTCCTGCTCCATATGGTAGCAAGTAAGGTCTCCGGGTATCTCATCCCAGCTATTAAAAATGCTCAATCCTCCTACCGTGGCTACCCATAGTTTTCCTTCTTTATCCTGATTGATTCCCAATATTTTATTATTGCAGAGCTGCCTCTGAGAACTTTCGAAGCTTATTTTCCCAAAAAAGGGACTATTTATAGAGGTTTTATTGATCCCGTAGCTTGTACCCAGTAAGAGATTCCCGGATTCATCGCCCATAATGGCATTGGTGCGATTATGAGATAAAGAGGATAGAACATTGGGATCATGACTACTGCGATTGAGGATGTGGGCTCCTTCAGTTTCCAATCGCTCAATATCTCCAAAATTCAATCCTTCTGCTGTGCCAATCCAAAAGGTTCCGTATTTATCCAGAAAGAGGGAGGTGATTGAGCTGCTTAGAAGTCCTTGTTCAGCAGCATTCTCTTTCTGCAAATACTTTTCAATCCTGAATTTCCCATTGCTGTCTTCGACAACTAATAACAATCCGATACTAGTCCCTATCCAATATCTCTGAGAGCTCTCAGCTAATATGCAGGATGTAAAGTAAATCTGGTCTTCTCTCAGAAATTCTGAAGTAAAGTTGAGGGCTTCCAGTTTTTCATTTTCCAGATCAAATACAGCCAATCCATTATTATGACCGAGTAAAAAACGTCCCTCTTTGAGGGGACTCATACTCAGGATGTTTCTCGCAAAAAAATTGCGGGAAGTGCCCGGTTCATGTGGCCAGCTCTTGATTTGATAGGTATGAGTATTCAGGATTGAAAGACCATAATCAGTTCCAATCAGGAGTAAAGAATCCTGATGGAGATATAAAGACCTGACACCATCATGGGCCAGACTTCCGTAGGGATTTCCAGCTTCAGGCAGGAAGTTGAGAAATTGCTCTGTTTTTCTGTCCCATTTACTCAATCCTCCGCCAAAGGTCCCGATCCAAAGATTCTTCTCTCTATCTTCTAGTACGGTCCAAATGTAATTGCTCTTCAGACTTTTGGGATTGCCTGGTTCATGGAAAAAGGAGGTGAATTCGTATCCGTCATATCGGTTCAGTCCATCTTGGGTGCCTATCCAAAGATAACCGTAAGAGTCTTTGAGAAAACAGCTTACGTTTCCCTGGGAAAGCCCCTCTTCTACGGAAATGTGTTCAAATTCGAGCTTTCTATTTTGGGAATAGATATTTTCAACATCTATGAATAGGAGAAAGCATGCAAAAAGTAGTAAGTAAATTCTGGTGGGGGAAAGCGGCATTTAGCTGGGATCTTTAGGCATTTTCCTTAAAATACGTAATCTCCAATGAAAAATATAAATAGTCCGCTATGGCTAAATTAATCTTCTTTTTACCAATTCAAGTACCTAAACAAGCCCGCTTCAAATCCAAAAAGACTAATTACCAGGTATAGTAAGGAGAAGTACCAAATACCCATCAGGACATTTGCCCATTTTGTTCCGATTTTTTCTAAAAGGTAAGTGTACATAGCCTTAGTTTATGAAGAATAGAATTTTATAGGTTTGCCAGGAAGCCGCCATATCCACTTCATTGGTCAGGATAAAACTGAGCATGACGAAATGCAGGGTAATTCCTATTCCCAGGATTTTTTGTACAAGAGGAATCTTTGCGATCGCCTCCTGCATGGGCGTATTATTGTAGCGATGCCAGAGGTTGATGGCTATAGCATGCATAATTCCCCAGATCAAATAGCGCAAGGATATTTCATGCCATCCTGCCAATACAAGCATAGACATAATGATGCTGATACGGGAATTTCTCGTCATACCGAGGAAGGGATAGAAAACATAATCCCGACACCAATCTGAAAGAGAAATATGCCAGCGATTCCAGAAATCAGCAATATTTGTGGCTTTGAAAGGAGAATTGAAGTTCTCCATGACTTTAAAACCAAAGAGTAAAGACAAACCTATCGCTATATCTGAGTAGCCTGCAAACTGTACATAGGCATTGGCAGCGAATCGAAACATCTTCAGATAGGTCGCTATCCAAAGATGACTGTCTTCCAGTCCCAGGGCAAAATTATTGAGTTTATAACTGAACAGGTAATTGCCAAGCACAACTATTTTTACAAAGCCATAAAGAATTCTTTCCAATCCCTGAGAAAACAGCAAATTATCCCATCGCCTTCTTTTTATATCTCTTAAGAAGGGTTGAAAGCGATTGATAGGGCCGATAAGGATGGTTGGAAGAAAGAACAGATAGCACATATATTCCCATAGGCTGTGCTTACTCAGACTTGTTTTCTTATACACCTCCAGAGCATAATGGATTTGGCGAAAGGAATAATAGGAAAGCCCCAAAGGTAAAATGCCTGTTTCTCCCAATCCAAAAATGGCTGCATAATCCATCTTAAAAAAGAGAAAGATGCAACTCAATTGGATAACAACTACCAAAGTCGCTGTGCTCAAAGAAGGAATATGTCGTAAAAGGTAGAAATTAAGAAGGCTGGTGCTCGCTAAAATCAGGAGGGAAGCTGGCGAATAAATTCCCAACAAAATAGCAGTTGCCAGGATGAGGGGTGCCAGCTGCCATTTCTCTGGCAACAACCAGGCAGGGCCCAGCAACACAAAACTTACTCCCAATATGATCAGCAGTATCTCCATCAGTTCTTTCTTTCTGCTACAATTTTATCTATCAGCCATTCAGTATATATCTCTTGTCCCGCTGTGGTCAAATGGCTGTAATCCCAGAAGTATTTATACCCTAGCGGAGATCCTGTATAAGGCCAATATTCTATCCCTAATTGTTCTTGGTATTGCTCCAGTAAAATGGCCTGTTCCTGCATAAGTTTTGGAGGGTAGATTTGATGCATCAGGGCCGCTGGTTGAGGGACATCCACAAATACTATTTTGATCCCCTGATCTCTGAGCATTTGTAATTCTTCGTGGGCATAGCCTAGTTCCTCAAAAGATCTGCTAATTCGTTTCTGTGGAACATAGGAAAGTGTATCCAGGTGCTGGATGGAGGGTCCTGCTTTAGCAACACAGTCCATTTTTTGCTTATACCCCAGCATGCCTAGCATTTCTTTAAAAAACCTTCGATTTAGCCAGGACCTCATTTCCAGTTGGCCTTTTAGGCTGTGAGCTTTAAGGGTACTATCCGCTTTATATTTGGCTCCTACGTTTTCCAGATTTACGACAGCCAATTCTGTTTGGATGCAAACCAAATCAGGGTTTAGCGCAGCTATTTTGGGAAGAAGCTGATGAGTAGTTACCATTCTTTTAAAGGGCTCACCATTGCCATACATCTTACTCAAGAGGATGGGAGATTTTTTCAGCCTGTTTGAATAAGCATAAATTTCATCCGGACATTGAATCCCATACTTAGCCAGGGAAGAACCAACAAAAATCACTTTCAAATCTCTTTTTTTTGAACTTTGAAAGTCCTCCTTCATTTCCTCATACAGTCCATCAAATTCCAGTTTGTCTGTATTGGGAATATTATGGCAATACACATGGACGATGATCTGGAGCAGGAGAAATAATCCTCCTACCCAGGCCCATACATATAAAGGAGTTGATTTTGCTCTCACACTCATGCCAGTTTTTCCAGGAGAATGTTCTCGGTTGCTTTAAGACTATTCATGATCATCATTTCAGCCGTAGAAAAACGGACCTTGAATTTCTTCTCCAGGGAGTTTACATATTTCAAATGTGCCAAAGAATCCCATCCTTCAAGCGTCATAGAGGTGTCTTGCAGACTGATTTCTGTTACAGAAATATTAAAAGCTTCTGCTGCAGAAGCTTTAATCGCCTCAACATATCCCTCCTGCTCAGCTGAATTCTGAGAAATACTCGATCCAGCCTTATGTTCTTCTATCAATTTCCTGACCTCATTCACCTGAATTTTACCGGAGAGGGTACGAGGAAGGCTTTTGAGGAAAAAGCTTTCTTTGGGAATCTGATTTGCTTCTAATAGAGGACGGAGGTAGCTGATCAAATCCATTTTTTCCAGCTTTTGCCCGGCCTTCAAAACGATGGCAGTAGCCAACATTTCTCCATGATGCTCATCCGGCAAAGCGAAACAGACACTTTCAAATACTGCCTCATGGCTATTGATCATTTCTGTTACCTGCTCAGGATAAATGTTGATCCCTCCTGTATTGATGGTATTTTTCTTTCTTCCAGTAATGCTGAAGAAGCCTTCTTCATCTTTTGCTGCAATATCCCCGGTAAATAGCCAGCCGTCTTGTAAAACCTCAGCAGTTGCTTCCGGATTATTGAGATAACCAACAAATATATGATCGCCTTTTATCATGAGATTTCCCGACTCATTTACTGCCGCTTCTGTCCCATCTTCCGTCAGGATTTTCACTTCACAATCAACAGGAACTCCAACTGTTCCGATTTTCTTTGGATATCCGGCTGCTCCACAGTATAAAGAACCTGCGACGGTTTCGGTCATGCCATATACATTGGCAATTTCAACCTTGAATTTATCCTGAAAGTCCTCCCAGAATTTCTTTTCCAGTT
The nucleotide sequence above comes from Bacteroidia bacterium. Encoded proteins:
- a CDS encoding AMP-binding protein yields the protein MPYNNITDLFESLQGPQLSKKVFAQIGGKKYTYQTLLTDIDKLHQLFQQRGLKKGDRIVLSVEDEYYASLFFLAFLRYGIVSIFIDPRVPAQRAKGIILQAAANGAVMDEALFAERKIEENPSFFSLPVKKSAQKKGKLFKKLLKKKKTEAPVDNHSFPALMDSISGLVEPLEKIEPSDLSFVLFTSGSTSDPKGVMISHGNLFAHLKTLKKVYAFDENSRLLNILTLYHVDGSIQGPLLTLFSHATLLRPFSFDMSRMTELFDAIYKLRATHFMTVPTILSFMDKYSENYEESFQTEDFKLIISTAAKLEKKFWEDFQDKFKVEIANVYGMTETVAGSLYCGAAGYPKKIGTVGVPVDCEVKILTEDGTEAAVNESGNLMIKGDHIFVGYLNNPEATAEVLQDGWLFTGDIAAKDEEGFFSITGRKKNTINTGGINIYPEQVTEMINSHEAVFESVCFALPDEHHGEMLATAIVLKAGQKLEKMDLISYLRPLLEANQIPKESFFLKSLPRTLSGKIQVNEVRKLIEEHKAGSSISQNSAEQEGYVEAIKASAAEAFNISVTEISLQDTSMTLEGWDSLAHLKYVNSLEKKFKVRFSTAEMMIMNSLKATENILLEKLA
- a CDS encoding MBOAT family O-acyltransferase, with amino-acid sequence MEILLIILGVSFVLLGPAWLLPEKWQLAPLILATAILLGIYSPASLLILASTSLLNFYLLRHIPSLSTATLVVVIQLSCIFLFFKMDYAAIFGLGETGILPLGLSYYSFRQIHYALEVYKKTSLSKHSLWEYMCYLFFLPTILIGPINRFQPFLRDIKRRRWDNLLFSQGLERILYGFVKIVVLGNYLFSYKLNNFALGLEDSHLWIATYLKMFRFAANAYVQFAGYSDIAIGLSLLFGFKVMENFNSPFKATNIADFWNRWHISLSDWCRDYVFYPFLGMTRNSRISIIMSMLVLAGWHEISLRYLIWGIMHAIAINLWHRYNNTPMQEAIAKIPLVQKILGIGITLHFVMLSFILTNEVDMAASWQTYKILFFIN
- a CDS encoding two-component regulator propeller domain-containing protein, giving the protein MPLSPTRIYLLLFACFLLFIDVENIYSQNRKLEFEHISVEEGLSQGNVSCFLKDSYGYLWIGTQDGLNRYDGYEFTSFFHEPGNPKSLKSNYIWTVLEDREKNLWIGTFGGGLSKWDRKTEQFLNFLPEAGNPYGSLAHDGVRSLYLHQDSLLLIGTDYGLSILNTHTYQIKSWPHEPGTSRNFFARNILSMSPLKEGRFLLGHNNGLAVFDLENEKLEALNFTSEFLREDQIYFTSCILAESSQRYWIGTSIGLLLVVEDSNGKFRIEKYLQKENAAEQGLLSSSITSLFLDKYGTFWIGTAEGLNFGDIERLETEGAHILNRSSHDPNVLSSLSHNRTNAIMGDESGNLLLGTSYGINKTSINSPFFGKISFESSQRQLCNNKILGINQDKEGKLWVATVGGLSIFNSWDEIPGDLTCYHMEQELGTDYLLNVCRDRNDQMWLTTRRGGFAKVIVEGSGKLSFEHYTHDDKDPESLSANTVYTFYEDSKGRYWVGTALGGLNLFDPISGTFKHYLHNPEDSTGLPHPFVYSILEDRMGRFWIGTAGGGLCKMDPEKGTFTTYDSKGNLPGSLSNDMILSLHENQAGQLWIGTANGLCLMEKEGVFRSFFRKDGLPNDVIYGILEDEEGNLWLSTNNGISRTSWKEGEFKTRNFGIEDGLSNLEFNQFAYFKAQNGQMFFGGTHGLVYFHPDSLKLNKQLPKLQITGIKLFNQEVPVDPNPENQSAFHLPQSIRVTDEVKLSYDQDFLSFEFAALEYTKAEKNQFAYQLVGVDRDWVYSGKRRFADYPNLAPGTYTFRVKASNNDGLWNEEAKELQIHISPPPWKSWWAYALYALCFLGAIFLFISYRTQEVRQEMRTLARIERIKVEEREQLRARTSQDFHDEAGNNLTKLSLYTGLSKRSAQDNPDLQEYLQKMEENLQELGSGIRDFIWTLDPRHDSLHATLDRIRDFASSLFEHTDIEFHFDNQLQGDEEESLTLTTKRHLLLICKEALNNILKYADCSKVSIRVARKDQKLLLSLIDNGKGFHEKDLKRVNGLNNMRSRAKEMEAQLHIESQESQGTCIRLEKEIFKKEEARF